Proteins found in one Drosophila busckii strain San Diego stock center, stock number 13000-0081.31 chromosome 2R, ASM1175060v1, whole genome shotgun sequence genomic segment:
- the LOC117134697 gene encoding uncharacterized protein LOC117134697, with translation MSTRHSPRRSPRLIEEPQSEATTAASTTTTTTASMAAITATTTAYSGTRSATTVRQRESTPSAKAGVSLETRDKAVKAKGDDTAAQLEYLRQRITMLEEELQAAKTVNVMADTTAPVPGVSETADRPPSCTEATGPRSDGVSGTANVPPFCDIGAHAMENWRAARTKVISREGMPSHSETVHVGPNTHGPMHCYTSSMHTPPYCATNAPATYGTLPRRVGTDDGQPILTPSAALCESTGPYNRFVPRKLPELAATSPSLWPRPARLSSG, from the coding sequence ATGTCTACTCGCCACTCACCCAGACGAAGCCCACGGCTCATTGAGGAGCCACAAAGCGAGGCCACTACTGCTGCGTCTACGACTACCACTACGACCGCCAGCATGGCCGCCATTACAGCCACCACAACGGCGTACAGTGGCACGAGGTCCGCGACAACCGTACGGCAGCGAGAAAGCACGCCTAGCGCAAAGGCAGGAGTTTCATTGGAAACGCGTGATAAGGCTGTTAAGGCGAAGGGTGACGACACAGCTGCTCAATTGGAGTATCTCAGGCAGAGAATCACCATGTTGGAGGAGGAGCTGCAAGCCGCCAAGACGGTGAATGTAATGGCGGACACAACGGCGCCGGTACCAGGAGTGAGCGAGACAGCGGACAGGCCGCCATCTTGTACTGAAGCTACTGGACCACGTAGTGATGGAGTGAGCGGGACAGCAAACGTGCCGCCATTTTGTGATATTGGCGCGCACGCGATGGAAAATTGGCGGGCTGCAAGGACGAAGGTTATTTCGAGGGAAGGTATGCCAAGTCACAGTGAGACAGTGCATGTAGGCCCGAACACACATGGCCCTATGCACTGCTACACTTCGTCAATGCACACCCCACCGTATTGTGCGACGAATGCGCCAGCAACTTATGGAACGTTGCCTCGACGTGTTGGCACAGACGATGGCCAACCGATACTAACGCCATCAGCTGCGTTGTGCGAGTCAACTGGGCCGTACAATAGGTTTGTGCCACGCAAGCTGCCTGAATTAGCAGCGACCTCACCGTCTCTTTGGCCTCGCCCTGCAAGGCTCTCCTCTGGCTGA
- the LOC117134671 gene encoding uncharacterized protein LOC117134671 — translation MLRAWQDEVCTDEDYVHTTTIRDERKVAIGQMILWSDSKTVQRWIGSTHRRYKQFVGNRVAEILEPTDQSNWNWIPSAENVADEETRAQRHVDFSQQSRWLGGPAFLRGPEANWPQQTPSDDCADDDEEMPCEFALTVSTESVISLQRFSSYTRLVRTVAWVLRFARWCQGQQNLLEKYGLTAAECEAAEYTLIRQAQREAFPDEVQAAQNKEIIAKGSDVKGLAPYLDGKGVLRAYGRI, via the exons ATGCTTCGTGCTTGGCAAGACGAAGTGTGCACCGATGAGGACTATGTCCATACCACG ACCATCCGCGATGAACGTAAAGTGGCCATTGGACAGATGATACTATGGTCGGACTCCAAAACGGTGCAGCGTTGGATAGGCAGCACGCACCGGCGATACAAGCAGTTTGTCGGCAACAGGGTTGCGGAGATACTGGAGCCAACCGACCAGAGCAACTGGAATTGGATTCCGTCTGCTGAAAACGTAGCAGACGAGGAGACCAGGGCGCAACGCCACGTGGACTTCAGTCAACAGTCACGGTGGCTAGGCGGACCTGCATTTCTGCGCGGGCCAGAGGCCAACTGGCCGCAGCAGACGCCGAGTGACGATtgcgccgacgacgacgaggagATGCCCTGTGAGTTTGCGTTGACGGTGTCAACTGAAAGCGTTATTTCTTTGCAGAGATTCTCAAGCTACACACGCCTGGTGAGGACTGTTGCTTGGGTCCTAAGGTTTGCCAGATGGTGCCAGGGACAGCAAAATCTACTGGAGAAGTACGGACTCACAGCGGCCGAGTGTGAGGCGGCTGAGTACACGCTCATACGGCAAGCGCAGCGAGAAGCGTTTCCAGATGAGGTGCAGGCCGCACAAAACAAAGAGATTATTGCCAAGGGCAGTGACGTCAAAGGCTTGGCGCCATACCTTGATGGGAAAGGAGTACTGCGCGCATACGGCCGA ATTTAA
- the LOC117134672 gene encoding uncharacterized protein LOC117134672, with translation MVQCVKIVLRHTLKELAPKEHVLESFLIEAENVVNSRPLTHLPIAADQEAPLTPNDLLRGVANLPDTPADYGRSFMCPTRKQWRVARMMRDRFWKRWVNEYLPTLVRREKWCEHAEPIRHGDVVFVCDPAVPRREWRRGVVESVQAGADGIPRRAVVRVAIDGKVRLLIRPASKLAVLDLGDAVASRRRGCRGTD, from the coding sequence ATGGTGCAGTGTGTGAAGATTGTGCTTCGCCACACGCTTAAGGAGCTGGCTCCAAAGGAACACGTACTGGAGAGCTTCCTAATCGAGGCGGAAAATGTGGTCAACTCACGCCCCTTGACTCATCTGCCGATTGCAGCTGACCAGGAGGCGCCGTTGACACCAAACGACCTGCTGCGGGGAGTAGCGAACCTGCCGGACACGCCAGCCGACTACGGGCGGTCGTTTATGTGCCCTACGAGGAAGCAGTGGCGCGTCGCCAGAATGATGCGAGACAGGTTCTGGAAGCGATGGGTCAACGAGTACTTGCCGACCCTCGTAAGGCGTGAGAAGTGGTGCGAACACGCAGAGCCAATACGTCATGGAGACGTGGTCTTCGTGTGCGACCCGGCTGTGCCACGAAGGGAGTGGCGCAGAGGAGTTGTGGAATCTGTGCAAGCTGGAGCTGACGGAATACCCCGACGTGCTGTGGTGCGCGTTGCCATTGACGGCAAGGTACGACTGTTAATCCGACCCGCTTCAAAACTGGCAGTTTTGGATTTGGGTGATGCAGTCGCATCACGGAGGAGGGGATGTCGCGGCACGGATTAA